A part of Macaca mulatta isolate MMU2019108-1 chromosome 12, T2T-MMU8v2.0, whole genome shotgun sequence genomic DNA contains:
- the NABP1 gene encoding SOSS complex subunit B2, which produces MNRVNDPLIFIRDIKPGLKNLNVVFIVLEIGRVTKTKDGHEVRSCKVADKTGSITISVWDEIGGLIQPGDIIRLTRGYASMWKGCLTLYTGRGGELQKIGEFCMVYSEVPNFSEPNPDYRGQQNKGAQSEQKNNSTNNNMGTGTFGPVGNGVYTGPESRGHQFSHAGRSNGRGPINPQLQGTASNQTVMTTISNGRDPRRAFKR; this is translated from the exons ATGAATAGGGTCAACGACCCACTTATTTTTATAAGAGATATTAAGCCCGGACTGAAAAACTTAAATGTCGTCTTTATTGTCCTGGAGATAG GACGCGTGACCAAAACCAAAGACGGCCATGAAGTGAGATCGTGCAAAGTAGCAGATAAAACGGGCAGCATCACTATTTCCGTGTGGGATGAGATCGGAGGTCTTATACAGCCAGGGGATATTATTCGGTTGACCAGAGG gTATGCATCCATGTGGAAAGGATGTCTGACACTTTATACTGGAAGGGGTGGTGAACTTCAAAAAATTGGGGA attttgtaTGGTTTATTCAGAAGTGCCAAATTTCAGTGAACCCAACCCAGATTATCGAGGACAGCAGAACAAAGGG gcACAGAGTGAACAGAAGAATAATTCCACGAATAATAATATGGGTACAGGTACATTTGGACCAGTGG gAAATGGTGTTTACACTGGCCCTGAATCAAGGGGACACCAGTTTTCACATGCTGGCAGAAGCAATGGCCGGGGACCTATAAATCCACAACTCCAAGGAACCGCTAGTAATCAAACAGTGATGACCACAATCAGTAATGGCAGGGACCCTCGGAGAGCCTTTAAAAGATGA
- the NABP1 gene encoding SOSS complex subunit B2 isoform X2, with amino-acid sequence MWKGCLTLYTGRGGELQKIGEFCMVYSEVPNFSEPNPDYRGQQNKGAQSEQKNNSTNNNMGTGTFGPVGNGVYTGPESRGHQFSHAGRSNGRGPINPQLQGTASNQTVMTTISNGRDPRRAFKR; translated from the exons ATGTGGAAAGGATGTCTGACACTTTATACTGGAAGGGGTGGTGAACTTCAAAAAATTGGGGA attttgtaTGGTTTATTCAGAAGTGCCAAATTTCAGTGAACCCAACCCAGATTATCGAGGACAGCAGAACAAAGGG gcACAGAGTGAACAGAAGAATAATTCCACGAATAATAATATGGGTACAGGTACATTTGGACCAGTGG gAAATGGTGTTTACACTGGCCCTGAATCAAGGGGACACCAGTTTTCACATGCTGGCAGAAGCAATGGCCGGGGACCTATAAATCCACAACTCCAAGGAACCGCTAGTAATCAAACAGTGATGACCACAATCAGTAATGGCAGGGACCCTCGGAGAGCCTTTAAAAGATGA